In Microbacterium cremeum, a genomic segment contains:
- a CDS encoding NUDIX hydrolase, whose amino-acid sequence MTETAVYAAGGVVWRVVDDKLRILLIHRTKYRDVTLPKGKVDPGEMLAETAAREIHEETGIRVALGVPVGVSRYHLPSKRTKIVHYWAAEATDAAIRASAFVPNKEIAALEWVKPKKALARLSYPVDVEIVENFVRLIEEGVLRTFPIIVLRHAKAVERGDWQGKDAARPLSPRGEKQAKSIVGPLVSFGARKLISSPATRCVTTLAPLSAALDRKVGTTKLIGQDAWEEGTSDPRKIVGERVRARKPAVLCSHGPVLPDIMSEIALATGTLRGSYLGSASALEPAAFSVVHLSVDNPGSGIVAIETHIPKI is encoded by the coding sequence ATGACCGAGACCGCCGTCTACGCGGCGGGGGGCGTCGTGTGGCGCGTCGTCGACGACAAGCTGCGCATTCTCCTCATCCACCGCACCAAGTACCGCGATGTGACGCTGCCCAAGGGCAAGGTCGATCCCGGTGAGATGCTCGCCGAGACGGCGGCCCGCGAGATCCACGAAGAGACCGGCATCCGTGTCGCGCTCGGCGTGCCGGTGGGCGTCTCGAGGTATCACCTCCCGAGCAAGCGCACCAAGATCGTGCACTACTGGGCGGCCGAGGCGACGGATGCCGCGATCCGGGCATCGGCGTTCGTCCCCAACAAAGAGATCGCCGCGCTGGAGTGGGTCAAGCCCAAGAAGGCGCTCGCGCGCCTCAGCTACCCCGTCGACGTCGAGATCGTCGAGAACTTCGTGCGACTTATCGAGGAGGGCGTGCTCCGCACCTTCCCGATCATCGTGCTGCGGCACGCCAAGGCCGTCGAACGCGGCGACTGGCAGGGGAAGGATGCCGCACGCCCGCTGTCGCCGCGAGGCGAGAAGCAGGCGAAGTCCATCGTCGGACCGCTCGTGTCGTTCGGCGCCCGCAAGCTGATCTCGAGCCCCGCGACCCGCTGCGTCACGACGCTGGCACCCCTCTCGGCGGCTCTCGACCGCAAGGTCGGGACGACGAAGCTCATCGGGCAGGACGCGTGGGAGGAGGGCACCTCCGACCCGCGCAAGATCGTCGGCGAGCGCGTCCGCGCGCGCAAGCCCGCCGTGCTGTGCAGCCACGGCCCGGTGCTGCCGGACATCATGAGCGAGATCGCGCTGGCCACCGGCACCCTGCGCGGGTCCTATCTCGGCAGCGCCTCGGCGCTCGAGCCCGCGGCGTTCTCGGTGGTGCACCTCTCGGTCGACAACCCCGGGTCGGGGATCGTCGCGATCGAGACCCACATCCCCAAGATCTGA
- a CDS encoding FABP family protein has protein sequence MIELPTDLPAELVPLSWLVGVWEGTGVIDYGEHAFSGEFTHRVSFSHDGGDYLNYSAEAWLHGEDGARTRLVAELGYWRIARTATDADPGPGLLPPTADPVTRTADDIERLRNAEGGFDIEVALVHADGVSELYLGQIRGPRIDIATDAVVRPAGTKAYAAATRMYGLVDAHLLWAWDVAALGFELGSHASARLARVD, from the coding sequence GTGATCGAGCTGCCGACCGACCTCCCTGCGGAGCTGGTGCCGTTGTCATGGCTCGTGGGCGTGTGGGAGGGCACCGGAGTCATCGACTACGGCGAGCACGCGTTCTCGGGCGAGTTCACCCACCGCGTGAGCTTCAGCCACGACGGCGGCGACTACCTGAACTACTCCGCCGAAGCCTGGCTCCACGGCGAGGACGGCGCCCGCACGCGCCTGGTCGCCGAACTCGGCTACTGGCGCATCGCGCGCACCGCGACCGATGCCGACCCCGGTCCCGGACTGCTGCCGCCCACCGCCGATCCCGTCACCCGGACCGCCGACGACATCGAGCGGCTGCGCAACGCCGAGGGCGGCTTCGACATCGAGGTCGCGCTCGTGCACGCCGACGGGGTCTCGGAGCTGTACCTCGGCCAGATCCGCGGCCCTCGCATCGACATCGCGACCGACGCCGTCGTGCGCCCGGCCGGCACCAAGGCGTACGCGGCCGCCACGCGCATGTACGGCCTCGTCGACGCGCACCTGCTGTGGGCGTGGGATGTCGCGGCGCTGGGCTTCGAGCTCGGCTCGCACGCGTCGGCGCGCCTCGCGCGGGTGGACTGA
- the pstB gene encoding phosphate ABC transporter ATP-binding protein PstB, whose protein sequence is MSKSIEVNDLNVYYGDFLAVEGVALDIEPRSVTAFIGPSGCGKSTFLRTLNRMHEVIPGARVEGEVLLDGENLYGPNIDPVLVRRQVGMVFQRPNPFPTMSIRENVLAGVKLNNKRMPKSDADALVEKSLRGANLWNEVKDRLDKPGSGLSGGQQQRLCIARAIAVSPEVILMDEPCSALDPISTYAIEELIGELKNEYTVVIVTHNMQQASRVSDKTAFFNIAGTGKPGKLIEYDDTRTIFTTPSVQATEDYVSGRFG, encoded by the coding sequence ATGTCCAAGAGCATCGAAGTCAACGACCTCAACGTCTACTACGGCGACTTCCTGGCCGTCGAGGGCGTCGCGCTCGACATCGAGCCGCGCAGCGTCACCGCGTTCATCGGCCCGTCGGGATGCGGCAAGTCGACGTTCCTGCGCACCCTCAACCGCATGCACGAGGTCATCCCCGGCGCGCGCGTCGAGGGCGAGGTGCTCCTCGACGGCGAGAACCTGTACGGCCCGAACATCGACCCGGTGCTCGTGCGGCGCCAGGTGGGCATGGTCTTCCAGCGCCCCAACCCGTTCCCCACGATGTCGATCCGCGAGAACGTGCTGGCCGGAGTCAAGCTCAACAACAAGCGGATGCCGAAGTCCGACGCCGACGCTCTCGTCGAGAAGTCGCTGCGCGGCGCGAACCTCTGGAACGAGGTCAAGGACCGCCTCGACAAGCCGGGCTCGGGCCTCTCGGGCGGTCAGCAGCAGCGTCTGTGCATCGCCCGTGCGATCGCGGTCTCGCCCGAGGTCATCCTGATGGACGAGCCCTGCTCGGCCCTCGACCCCATCTCGACCTACGCGATCGAGGAGCTGATCGGCGAGCTGAAGAACGAGTACACCGTCGTCATCGTCACGCACAACATGCAGCAGGCATCGCGCGTGAGCGACAAGACGGCGTTCTTCAACATCGCCGGCACCGGCAAGCCCGGCAAGCTCATCGAGTACGACGACACCAGGACGATCTTCACGACGCCCTCCGTGCAGGCGACCGAGGACTACGTCTCGGGTCGATTCGGATGA
- the pstC gene encoding phosphate ABC transporter permease subunit PstC, with protein MTTTTAPAAGKVKQRPGDRWFSGTALGAGVMILVTLAAVAIFLIVQSVPGLTATSENASLLSGNFWQYVWPLAFGTVWASFLALLMAVPLAVSVALFISHYAPRRLAQGLGYLVDLLAAVPSVVFGLWGILVLAPAVQPVYAWLNANMGWFPLFGGTVSSTGRTIFTAAIVLAVMVVPIITAICREIFLQTPVLHEEAALALGATRWEMIRMAVFPFGRSGIVSASMLGLGRALGETMAVAMVLSVANIVTFELFTSENPGTIPANIALTFPEAYGVNINVLIATGLILFIVTFAVNAIARWIVSRRKEFSGAN; from the coding sequence ATGACCACGACGACCGCCCCGGCCGCGGGCAAGGTCAAGCAGCGGCCAGGGGACCGCTGGTTCTCGGGAACCGCGCTCGGCGCCGGCGTGATGATCCTCGTCACCCTCGCCGCCGTCGCGATCTTCCTCATCGTCCAGTCCGTCCCGGGCCTCACCGCGACGAGCGAGAACGCGAGCCTGCTCAGCGGGAACTTCTGGCAGTACGTCTGGCCGCTCGCGTTCGGCACCGTGTGGGCGTCGTTCCTCGCCCTGCTGATGGCCGTGCCGCTGGCCGTCTCGGTCGCCCTCTTCATCTCCCACTACGCACCGCGCCGTCTCGCGCAGGGTCTCGGCTACCTCGTCGACCTGCTCGCGGCGGTGCCCTCCGTCGTCTTCGGCCTGTGGGGCATCCTCGTGCTCGCCCCGGCCGTCCAGCCTGTCTACGCGTGGCTGAACGCGAACATGGGGTGGTTCCCGCTCTTCGGCGGCACGGTGTCCAGCACCGGACGCACCATCTTCACCGCCGCGATCGTCCTGGCCGTCATGGTCGTGCCCATCATCACCGCGATCTGCCGCGAGATCTTCCTGCAGACCCCGGTCCTCCACGAGGAGGCGGCACTCGCCCTCGGCGCGACCCGCTGGGAGATGATCCGCATGGCGGTGTTCCCCTTCGGCCGCAGCGGCATAGTCTCGGCGTCGATGCTCGGCCTCGGCCGCGCGCTCGGCGAGACGATGGCGGTCGCCATGGTGCTCTCGGTCGCCAACATCGTGACGTTTGAGCTCTTCACGTCCGAGAACCCGGGCACCATCCCCGCGAACATCGCGCTGACCTTCCCCGAGGCGTACGGCGTCAACATCAACGTGCTGATCGCCACCGGCCTCATCCTCTTCATCGTCACCTTCGCGGTCAACGCCATCGCCCGATGGATCGTCAGCCGCCGCAAGGAATTCTCGGGAGCGAACTGA
- a CDS encoding RNA degradosome polyphosphate kinase codes for MIEPDVLDAGLGDADDDDFDQSEEFDAQLPDHRYLDREVSWLSFNQRVLELAEDPSLPVLERANFLAIFASNLDEFFMVRVAGLKRRIVTGLAVPTNVGRSPADVLTDISAEAHRLQVRHADAWTRLVKPAMADAGIAVVSYDTLDEDEREGLYDYFQSQVFPVLMPLAVDPAHPFPYISGLSLNLAIRIRNARTGRQEFARLKVPPMLPRFIELPRIDGVVRLLPLEDLISSHLDDLFPGMEVLDHHAFRLTRNEDVVIEEDETENLIQALEAELLRRRFGPPIRLEITDDMDELTLDLLLKELDITEQEVYRLPGPLDLRGLFDLGRINRPDLRYKPHVPTTALAFQPGDNNERADIFSSIRKGDVLVHHPYESFATSVQAFLEQAAKDPHVLAIKQTLYRTSGDSPIVEALIDAAEAGKQVLALVEIKARFDEANNIVWARKLEKAGVHVVYGLVGLKTHCKLALVIREENGVLRSYSHVGTGNYNPKTSRIYEDFGLFTADDQVGRDLTRLFNELSGYAIEKKFKRLLVAPLHLRKGLLRLIEKERRNALDGKTASVRIKVNSMVDEQIIDALYRASQAGVKVEVWVRGICSLKPGVPGMSENITVRSILGRYLEHSRIFAFHGDGEPTVYIGSADMMHRNLDRRVEALVRVSSPAHVKELIDLFDLAMSDGTSSWHLGPDGEWVRHNIDDDGKILVDLQDKTMANVQRRRRARAVR; via the coding sequence ATGATCGAACCCGACGTGCTCGACGCCGGCTTGGGCGATGCGGACGACGACGACTTCGACCAGTCGGAGGAGTTCGACGCGCAGCTGCCCGACCACCGCTACCTCGACCGAGAGGTGAGCTGGCTCTCGTTCAACCAGCGCGTGCTCGAGCTCGCCGAGGACCCGAGCCTGCCCGTGCTCGAACGCGCGAACTTCCTCGCGATCTTCGCGAGCAACCTCGACGAGTTCTTCATGGTGCGGGTCGCGGGCCTGAAGCGTCGCATCGTCACGGGCCTGGCCGTGCCGACGAACGTCGGCCGCTCCCCCGCCGACGTGCTCACCGACATCTCGGCCGAGGCGCACCGCCTGCAGGTGCGGCACGCCGACGCGTGGACCAGGCTGGTCAAGCCCGCGATGGCGGATGCCGGCATCGCGGTCGTCTCGTACGACACCCTCGACGAAGACGAGCGCGAGGGACTGTACGACTACTTCCAGTCGCAGGTGTTCCCGGTGCTGATGCCGCTCGCGGTCGACCCGGCGCACCCCTTCCCCTACATCTCGGGCCTGTCGCTGAACCTCGCGATCCGCATCCGCAACGCCCGCACCGGCCGCCAGGAGTTCGCGCGCCTGAAGGTGCCCCCGATGCTCCCCCGGTTCATCGAGCTCCCGCGCATCGACGGCGTCGTACGGCTCCTGCCGCTCGAGGACCTCATCTCGAGCCACCTCGACGACCTCTTCCCCGGCATGGAGGTGCTCGACCACCACGCCTTCCGCCTCACCCGCAACGAAGACGTCGTGATCGAGGAGGACGAGACCGAGAATCTCATCCAGGCGCTCGAGGCCGAGCTGCTGCGCCGGCGGTTCGGTCCGCCGATCCGCCTCGAGATCACCGACGACATGGACGAGCTGACGCTCGACCTGCTGCTCAAGGAGCTCGACATCACCGAGCAGGAGGTCTACCGCCTCCCCGGGCCGCTCGACCTGCGCGGCCTCTTCGACCTCGGGCGCATCAACCGCCCCGACCTGCGGTACAAGCCGCACGTGCCGACGACGGCGCTCGCCTTCCAGCCCGGCGACAACAACGAGCGCGCCGACATCTTCTCGTCGATCCGCAAGGGCGACGTCCTCGTGCATCACCCGTACGAGTCGTTCGCGACGAGCGTGCAGGCCTTCCTCGAGCAGGCCGCGAAGGATCCGCACGTCCTCGCCATCAAGCAGACGCTGTACCGCACGTCGGGCGACAGCCCCATCGTCGAGGCGCTGATCGACGCGGCCGAGGCGGGCAAGCAGGTGCTCGCGCTGGTCGAGATCAAGGCCCGCTTCGACGAGGCGAACAACATCGTGTGGGCGCGCAAGCTCGAGAAGGCCGGCGTGCACGTCGTCTACGGCCTGGTCGGCCTCAAGACCCATTGCAAGCTCGCGCTCGTCATCCGCGAGGAGAACGGCGTGCTGCGCAGCTACAGCCACGTCGGCACCGGCAACTACAACCCGAAGACCAGCCGCATCTACGAGGACTTCGGCCTCTTCACCGCCGACGACCAGGTCGGCCGGGATCTCACGCGACTGTTCAACGAGCTGAGCGGCTACGCGATCGAGAAGAAGTTCAAGCGCCTGCTCGTGGCTCCGCTGCACCTGCGCAAGGGACTGCTCCGTCTCATCGAGAAGGAGCGCCGCAACGCCCTGGACGGCAAGACGGCGAGCGTGCGCATCAAGGTGAACTCGATGGTCGACGAGCAGATCATCGACGCGCTGTACCGTGCCAGCCAGGCGGGTGTGAAGGTGGAGGTGTGGGTGCGCGGCATCTGCTCGCTGAAGCCGGGTGTGCCGGGCATGAGCGAGAACATCACGGTCCGCTCGATCCTCGGGCGCTACCTCGAGCACTCCCGCATCTTCGCGTTCCACGGCGACGGCGAGCCCACCGTGTACATCGGCAGCGCCGACATGATGCACCGCAACCTCGACCGGCGGGTCGAGGCGCTGGTGCGCGTGTCGTCGCCCGCGCACGTCAAGGAGCTGATCGACCTGTTCGACCTCGCGATGAGCGACGGCACGAGCTCGTGGCACCTCGGTCCCGACGGCGAGTGGGTGCGCCACAACATCGACGACGACGGCAAGATCCTCGTCGACCTGCAGGACAAGACCATGGCGAACGTGCAGCGCCGCCGACGTGCACGGGCGGTGCGATGA
- the pstA gene encoding phosphate ABC transporter permease PstA: MTVTTAPPQTPPQSVVRESPRLTSGHLPGWAPWAILAASAVVSAVIFAIPSLGAGDPFNLAGWAVVGAILYLVLIVVLSSLVEGRRKGVDRLVTGVVTIAFGIAMVPLVSVAATVLVNGVAGLSAEFFTSSMRNVVGEGGGALHAIVGTLLITVAAAVISIPIGIFTAIYLIEYGAGNRLARGITFLVDVMTGIPSIVAGLFAYAVFALIFGPGIRMGIMGSIALSVLMIPVVVRSTEEMLRLVPNELREASLALGVPKWRTIAKVVLPTSMAGITTGVMLSISRVIGETAPLLLTAGVATSMNYDLFNGRMMTLPVFAYSQYMNQGIPAQAYIDRAWSAALALIVIVMLLNLIARIIAKVFSPKLGR, from the coding sequence ATGACCGTGACCACCGCTCCCCCGCAGACGCCACCGCAGTCGGTCGTCCGCGAAAGCCCGCGTCTCACGAGCGGCCACCTCCCGGGCTGGGCGCCGTGGGCGATCCTCGCCGCGAGCGCCGTCGTCAGCGCCGTGATCTTCGCCATCCCCTCGCTCGGCGCGGGTGACCCGTTCAACCTGGCCGGGTGGGCCGTCGTCGGAGCGATCCTCTACCTCGTGCTCATCGTGGTGCTCTCGAGCCTCGTCGAGGGGCGCCGCAAGGGCGTCGACCGACTGGTCACGGGCGTCGTCACGATCGCGTTCGGCATCGCGATGGTCCCGCTGGTGTCGGTGGCGGCCACGGTGCTGGTCAACGGCGTGGCGGGGCTGTCGGCGGAGTTCTTCACGTCGTCGATGCGCAACGTCGTCGGCGAGGGCGGCGGCGCGCTGCATGCCATCGTCGGGACACTGCTCATCACGGTGGCAGCCGCCGTCATCTCCATCCCGATCGGAATCTTCACGGCCATCTACCTCATCGAGTACGGCGCCGGCAACCGGCTCGCACGCGGCATCACGTTCCTCGTCGACGTGATGACCGGCATCCCGTCGATCGTCGCGGGTCTGTTCGCCTACGCCGTCTTCGCCCTCATCTTCGGTCCGGGCATCCGCATGGGCATCATGGGCTCGATCGCGCTGTCGGTGCTCATGATCCCGGTCGTGGTCCGCTCCACGGAAGAGATGCTGCGCCTCGTGCCGAACGAGCTGCGCGAGGCGTCGCTCGCGCTCGGTGTGCCCAAGTGGCGCACGATCGCCAAGGTCGTGCTGCCGACCTCGATGGCGGGCATCACCACGGGCGTCATGCTGTCGATCTCGCGCGTCATCGGCGAGACCGCGCCGCTGCTGCTGACCGCAGGCGTCGCCACCTCCATGAACTACGACCTCTTCAACGGCCGCATGATGACGCTGCCGGTGTTCGCGTACTCGCAGTACATGAACCAGGGCATCCCCGCCCAGGCGTACATCGACCGGGCGTGGAGCGCGGCTCTCGCCCTCATCGTCATCGTGATGCTCCTGAACCTCATCGCGCGCATCATCGCGAAGGTCTTCTCGCCCAAGCTCGGCCGCTGA
- a CDS encoding aminotransferase class IV: protein MAWRFALVIDPAASDDPRTDFSGTFTPIDVAAPALSVGEMSTQRGDGIFESIGVVDRHAQEVGPHLDRLAHSAALCDLPVPHREQWRQAVEVAAEHCPPHGEAVIKLILSRGVEHGPTPTAWVTAAEAPDNTRVRERGIRVVTLDRGYGLDTPAKAPWLLLGAKTLSYAVNMAAIREARRRGADDAIFVTSDGFVLEAPTASLILRVDGRFVTPAPNGGILHGTTQLSLFAHLAEHGHEVAYETVPVSAMAQADAAWLVSSVRLAVPITAIDAVEVPVDAELTASFNQYLLSPRD from the coding sequence ATGGCCTGGCGTTTCGCGCTCGTGATCGACCCCGCGGCATCCGACGACCCCCGCACCGACTTCAGCGGCACCTTCACGCCGATCGACGTGGCGGCGCCGGCGCTGAGCGTGGGGGAGATGAGCACGCAGCGCGGCGACGGCATCTTCGAGTCGATCGGCGTCGTCGACCGGCACGCGCAGGAGGTCGGCCCGCACCTGGATCGGCTCGCGCACTCCGCGGCGCTGTGCGACCTGCCGGTGCCGCATCGTGAGCAGTGGCGGCAGGCGGTCGAGGTCGCCGCGGAGCACTGCCCCCCGCACGGGGAGGCGGTGATCAAGCTCATCCTCAGCCGCGGCGTCGAGCACGGTCCGACGCCGACCGCGTGGGTGACCGCCGCCGAAGCGCCCGACAACACCCGCGTCCGCGAACGCGGCATCCGGGTCGTGACACTCGACCGCGGCTACGGCCTCGACACGCCCGCGAAGGCGCCGTGGCTGCTGCTGGGCGCCAAGACCCTGTCGTACGCGGTGAACATGGCGGCGATCCGGGAAGCGCGCCGCCGGGGCGCCGACGACGCGATCTTCGTGACCTCCGACGGGTTCGTCCTCGAGGCCCCCACGGCCTCGCTCATCCTCCGCGTCGACGGGCGGTTCGTCACGCCCGCGCCCAACGGCGGCATCCTTCACGGGACGACGCAGCTGAGCCTGTTCGCACACCTCGCCGAGCACGGCCACGAGGTCGCCTATGAGACGGTGCCGGTGTCGGCGATGGCGCAGGCGGATGCCGCGTGGCTGGTGTCGAGCGTGCGCCTCGCAGTGCCGATCACGGCGATCGACGCCGTCGAGGTTCCGGTGGACGCCGAGCTGACGGCATCCTTCAATCAGTACCTGCTGAGCCCGCGGGACTGA
- a CDS encoding response regulator transcription factor produces the protein MSEESREFHKPVRRPAELFDRLYSAEDPAEVSRIAHSTAHALLARVRTDPDAGVIDRLIAFTDQHGIDDIAELWSRSPAKTLPGALWRLYLLQLMIHDDPRTAALLYERGRAELSSADEVVAGAPSPAGPDELVALVDTIMRGLFEGDFAVALDRAAAFCRIQASGATHVADDYEATEPDRASSFTTRALRLSDYAADLAASAGLWRRDALT, from the coding sequence GTGAGCGAGGAGTCCAGAGAGTTCCACAAGCCCGTCCGCCGGCCGGCCGAGCTCTTCGACCGGCTGTACTCGGCCGAGGATCCCGCCGAGGTGTCGCGGATCGCCCACTCGACGGCGCACGCGCTGCTCGCACGCGTGCGCACCGACCCCGACGCCGGGGTGATCGACCGTCTCATCGCCTTCACCGATCAGCACGGCATCGACGACATCGCCGAGCTGTGGTCGCGGTCGCCGGCGAAGACGCTGCCCGGAGCCCTCTGGCGGCTGTACCTGCTGCAGCTCATGATCCACGACGATCCGCGCACGGCCGCGCTCCTGTACGAGCGCGGCCGTGCCGAGCTCTCGTCGGCCGACGAGGTCGTGGCAGGAGCGCCGTCACCCGCCGGCCCCGACGAGCTCGTCGCCCTGGTCGACACGATCATGCGCGGACTGTTCGAGGGGGACTTCGCCGTCGCGCTCGACCGCGCGGCCGCGTTCTGCCGCATCCAGGCGTCGGGTGCGACGCATGTCGCCGACGACTACGAGGCCACCGAGCCGGATCGGGCGTCGTCGTTCACCACCCGTGCGCTGCGGCTCTCGGACTACGCCGCCGACCTCGCCGCTTCCGCGGGCCTGTGGCGACGCGACGCCCTCACCTGA
- a CDS encoding winged helix-turn-helix domain-containing protein, giving the protein MAQLLVLSSTHGGGPVLPSLELLSHRVRQIPAEPAQLVNAPSADVIFVDARVDLVGAKSLCKILNTTGLDAPLLLIVTEGGLTAVSTDWGVDDVILMTAGPAEVDARIRLAIGRQTTEQVSTRIQTSGITIDESSYSAKVHGKPLDLTYKEFQLLHFFATHPSRVFTREQLLSEVWGYDYFGGTRTVDVHVRRLRAKLGDLEQLIGTVRNVGYRFNVYEDDQIPAPRERSDA; this is encoded by the coding sequence TTGGCACAGCTCCTGGTTCTGAGCTCCACGCACGGAGGCGGCCCCGTTCTGCCTTCGCTCGAACTCCTGAGCCACCGCGTGCGCCAGATCCCGGCGGAGCCCGCGCAGCTGGTGAACGCGCCCAGCGCCGACGTCATCTTCGTGGACGCGCGCGTGGACCTCGTGGGCGCGAAGTCGCTGTGCAAGATCCTGAACACGACCGGTCTCGACGCGCCGCTGCTGCTGATCGTGACCGAGGGCGGGCTCACCGCGGTCTCGACCGACTGGGGCGTCGACGACGTCATCCTCATGACGGCGGGCCCGGCCGAGGTCGATGCCCGCATCAGGCTCGCGATCGGGCGGCAGACCACCGAGCAGGTCTCGACGCGCATCCAGACGTCCGGCATCACGATCGACGAGTCCTCGTACTCGGCGAAAGTGCACGGCAAGCCGCTCGACCTGACGTACAAGGAGTTCCAGCTCCTCCACTTCTTCGCCACGCACCCGTCCCGGGTGTTCACGCGCGAGCAGCTGCTGAGCGAGGTGTGGGGCTACGACTACTTCGGCGGCACGCGCACCGTGGACGTGCACGTGCGGCGCCTCCGCGCGAAGCTCGGCGATCTCGAGCAGCTCATCGGAACGGTGCGCAACGTCGGCTACCGCTTCAACGTCTACGAGGACGACCAGATCCCCGCGCCCCGCGAGCGCAGCGACGCCTGA
- the pstS gene encoding phosphate ABC transporter substrate-binding protein PstS has product MKISRIAQVGAVAAVAALALAGCASNENPGGGNTDAPDSTLSGEIAGGGSSAQEVAVQAWTAGFQTANPGVTITYDPAGSGAGRESFQAGAFPFAGSDRAFTVDEIDEGPFDGCVDGSGIVELPTYISPIAVIFNIEGVDALNLDPATIAGLFAGTITNWNDPAIAALNPDATLPDLAVTPVHRADDSGTTENFTDYLNQAAPDVWTSEADGVWPLSSGEAAQGTSGVVSAVAGGNGTIGYADASRAAEEGLSTAAVQVGDEFVAYSPEAAAAIVDASPFEEGRGEADLAIELQRTSTEAGVYPIVLISYMIACQEYADASVAPIVKGYLQYVASAEGQDAAAAAAGSAPISDTLREQVNAAIDTIVTE; this is encoded by the coding sequence GTGAAGATCTCTCGCATCGCCCAGGTGGGCGCTGTCGCCGCAGTCGCGGCCCTCGCCCTCGCCGGCTGCGCCTCGAACGAGAACCCCGGAGGCGGCAACACCGACGCGCCCGACTCGACCCTGTCCGGCGAGATCGCCGGCGGTGGTTCGTCCGCGCAGGAGGTCGCCGTCCAGGCGTGGACCGCCGGCTTCCAGACCGCGAACCCCGGCGTCACCATCACGTACGACCCCGCCGGCTCCGGCGCGGGCCGCGAGTCGTTCCAGGCCGGTGCGTTCCCGTTCGCGGGCTCGGACCGCGCCTTCACGGTCGACGAGATCGACGAGGGGCCGTTCGACGGCTGCGTCGACGGCTCGGGAATCGTCGAGCTCCCGACCTACATCTCGCCGATCGCGGTCATCTTCAACATCGAGGGCGTCGACGCGCTCAACCTCGACCCCGCGACCATCGCAGGCCTGTTCGCCGGCACGATCACCAACTGGAACGACCCGGCGATCGCCGCGCTCAACCCCGACGCGACGCTGCCCGACCTGGCCGTCACGCCCGTGCACCGCGCGGACGACTCGGGCACCACCGAGAACTTCACCGACTACCTCAACCAGGCCGCACCCGACGTGTGGACCTCGGAGGCCGACGGCGTGTGGCCGCTCTCGAGCGGCGAGGCCGCCCAGGGCACCTCGGGCGTCGTGTCGGCCGTCGCCGGCGGCAACGGCACGATCGGCTACGCCGACGCGTCGCGCGCCGCCGAGGAGGGCCTCTCGACCGCTGCCGTACAGGTCGGCGACGAGTTCGTGGCGTACTCGCCCGAGGCTGCCGCCGCCATCGTCGACGCGTCGCCGTTCGAAGAGGGCCGCGGCGAGGCCGACCTCGCGATCGAGCTGCAGCGCACCTCGACCGAGGCGGGCGTCTACCCGATCGTCCTCATCAGCTACATGATCGCGTGCCAGGAGTACGCCGACGCGTCGGTCGCCCCGATCGTCAAGGGCTACCTCCAGTACGTGGCGAGCGCCGAGGGCCAGGACGCGGCCGCTGCCGCCGCCGGCTCGGCGCCGATCTCGGACACCCTGCGCGAGCAGGTCAACGCCGCGATCGACACGATCGTCACGGAGTAA